A single genomic interval of Mycolicibacterium holsaticum DSM 44478 = JCM 12374 harbors:
- a CDS encoding sulfotransferase family protein, whose amino-acid sequence MTFFVDELEDGARSATGLDDFGSPYYREGLQRTVDALNTEADLNEMGRMIQHATISNALVQRLRIVETYKQHPEIDAEVVGGPIFVIGLPRTGTTALSQLVANDPQFRSLRLWESQACTPPPEAATQHEDPRIAQAADGIVMMDQMFPRMRAMINSEPEAATECQDLMGMSFRTFHFDGVVRVPGYLAWLLECDMRETYTFHRQVLKLLQWHCPPTLWHLRTPVHMFSLDALVEAYPDAKFLWSHRDPAKVLASVCSLIHYVRSWSSDRDDAEELGAEQLRCWAEAVRRAMDFRKRFGDNRFVDVSFADLESDPIGTLQTAYERLGLTFTDTARGRVQDWAEGHTPGSRGEHTYDLADYGLTPAQVRDVFADYLATYDATA is encoded by the coding sequence ATGACCTTCTTCGTCGACGAACTCGAAGATGGTGCGCGCAGCGCGACGGGACTGGACGATTTCGGTTCGCCCTACTATCGCGAAGGGTTGCAGCGCACCGTCGATGCGCTGAACACGGAGGCCGACCTCAACGAGATGGGCCGGATGATCCAGCATGCGACCATCAGCAACGCGCTCGTCCAGCGGTTGCGCATAGTCGAGACCTACAAGCAGCACCCCGAGATCGACGCGGAGGTCGTCGGTGGGCCGATCTTCGTCATCGGGCTACCCCGCACCGGCACCACGGCGCTGAGCCAGCTGGTGGCCAACGACCCGCAGTTCCGCTCCCTGCGGTTGTGGGAATCGCAGGCCTGCACACCTCCGCCGGAGGCCGCGACCCAGCATGAGGATCCGCGGATCGCGCAGGCGGCCGACGGAATCGTCATGATGGACCAGATGTTTCCGCGCATGCGCGCCATGATCAACTCGGAGCCGGAGGCGGCTACCGAATGCCAGGACCTGATGGGGATGAGTTTTCGCACGTTCCATTTCGACGGTGTCGTGCGTGTTCCGGGCTATCTCGCATGGCTGCTGGAATGCGACATGCGGGAGACATACACCTTTCACCGGCAGGTGCTCAAGCTGCTTCAGTGGCACTGCCCGCCGACGCTGTGGCATCTGCGGACACCGGTGCACATGTTCTCTCTGGATGCGCTCGTCGAAGCCTATCCGGACGCCAAGTTCCTATGGAGCCACCGTGATCCCGCCAAGGTGTTGGCCTCGGTGTGCAGCCTCATCCACTATGTCCGCAGTTGGAGCAGCGATCGTGACGACGCCGAGGAACTCGGCGCCGAGCAGCTCCGGTGCTGGGCTGAGGCCGTCCGGCGCGCGATGGATTTCCGAAAGCGGTTCGGTGACAACCGATTCGTCGACGTCTCATTCGCCGACCTCGAGTCCGACCCGATCGGCACCCTGCAGACGGCCTACGAACGACTGGGCCTGACCTTCACCGACACCGCACGCGGCCGCGTGCAGGATTGGGCGGAGGGGCACACGCCCGGCTCCCGCGGCGAGCACACATACGATCTCGCCGACTACGGGTTGACGCCGGCGCAGGTGCGTGACGTCTTCGCCGATTACCTCGCAACCTACGACGCAACGGCGTGA